ttgaccCTCGGGCCAGGCGAACCCACGCGACTTGAGTACATCCTGGATGTTGTGACAGATGTAGTACGCGTTCTCCATGGCCGCCTCGTTGAATATGTCACCCTGGAACTTAGACGACTTGCTGCCCTTGCCTTTGCCCTTCTTGCCCTTGCCCTTTTTGGGTTTTGCCTCACCATCCTCTTCGTCGCCCTCCTCCGCCTCTGGTTTG
The Anopheles arabiensis isolate DONGOLA chromosome X, AaraD3, whole genome shotgun sequence DNA segment above includes these coding regions:
- the LOC120906203 gene encoding small lysine-rich protein 1, whose product is MGGKGKKKKGAKDSSGGGATGTGPAGSGGGGGPSTPAKDKPEAEEGDEEDGEAKPKKGKGKKGKGKGSKSSKFQGDIFNEAAMENAYYICHNIQDVLKSRGFAWPEGQKKKKKGKK